The following coding sequences are from one Streptomyces venezuelae window:
- a CDS encoding trans-sulfuration enzyme family protein, with protein sequence MEANTGTAPHTPSADSASPSRALATEAVHAGRDDLAEMGLHAPPIDLSTTYPSRDSRGEAARIDAFAAEGLVDDGPPIYARLGNPTVARFETALARLEGTESAVAFASGMAALTAVLLVRGSARLRHVVAVRPLYGCSDHLLSAGLVGTEVTWVDPEGIADAIRPDTGLVMVESPANPTLAELDLAEVARACGTVPLLADNTFATPVLQRPAESGARLVLHSATKFLGGHGDVLGGVVACDEELARGLRQVRFATGGVLHPLAGYLLLRGLSTLPVRVRAASANAAELARRLAADPRVERVHYPRMGGAMVAFEVRGDPHGVIAGVRLITPAVSLGSVDSLIQHPASISHRVVDVEDRRAAGVSDRLLRMSCGLEDVDDLWRDLDRALGPVPVTIRAPTATGTAAAEGLRGAARGRTAAAN encoded by the coding sequence ATGGAAGCGAACACCGGGACAGCACCGCACACACCCTCCGCGGACAGCGCCTCGCCGTCACGCGCCCTGGCCACCGAAGCCGTGCACGCGGGACGGGACGATCTGGCCGAAATGGGCCTGCACGCCCCGCCGATCGACCTCTCCACGACCTACCCCTCCCGCGACAGCCGCGGCGAGGCGGCCCGCATCGACGCGTTCGCCGCCGAAGGCCTCGTCGACGACGGGCCGCCAATCTACGCGCGCCTCGGCAATCCGACCGTCGCCCGCTTCGAGACGGCGCTCGCCCGTCTGGAGGGCACCGAGAGCGCCGTCGCCTTCGCGAGCGGCATGGCGGCGCTGACCGCGGTGCTTCTCGTACGGGGATCCGCGCGCCTGCGCCACGTCGTGGCCGTCCGGCCGCTGTACGGCTGCAGCGACCACCTGCTCTCCGCGGGGCTCGTCGGAACCGAGGTGACCTGGGTGGACCCCGAGGGTATCGCCGATGCCATCCGGCCCGACACCGGCCTGGTCATGGTCGAGTCGCCCGCCAATCCGACGCTCGCCGAACTCGACCTCGCCGAGGTCGCCCGCGCCTGCGGCACCGTCCCGCTGCTCGCCGACAACACGTTCGCGACCCCCGTGCTGCAGCGGCCCGCCGAGAGCGGCGCCCGTCTGGTGCTGCACAGCGCCACCAAATTCCTCGGTGGCCACGGTGACGTCCTCGGCGGCGTGGTCGCCTGCGACGAGGAACTCGCACGGGGGCTGCGGCAGGTCCGCTTCGCCACGGGCGGGGTGCTGCACCCCCTCGCCGGCTACCTGCTGCTGCGCGGCCTGTCCACGCTTCCCGTGCGGGTGCGCGCGGCCTCGGCGAACGCGGCGGAGCTGGCGCGCCGCCTCGCCGCCGACCCGCGTGTGGAGCGCGTCCACTATCCGCGGATGGGCGGCGCCATGGTCGCCTTCGAGGTACGCGGCGACCCGCACGGGGTGATCGCCGGCGTACGGCTGATCACCCCGGCGGTCAGCCTCGGCAGCGTCGACTCGCTCATCCAGCACCCGGCGTCCATCAGCCATCGCGTGGTCGACGTCGAGGACCGGCGTGCGGCCGGTGTCAGCGACCGGCTGCTTCGCATGTCGTGCGGCCTGGAGGACGTCGACGACCTCTGGCGCGACCTGGACAGGGCGCTCGGCCCCGTCCCGGTCACCATCCGCGCCCCGACGGCCACCGGGACAGCCGCCGCCGAAGGGCTCAGGGGCGCCGCGCGTGGTCGTACGGCAGCCGCGAACTGA
- a CDS encoding Lrp/AsnC family transcriptional regulator produces MADSVALDPVDLHILRVLQNDARTTYRDLAAHVGVAPSTCLDRVTRLRRSGVILGHQLRLDPAKLGRGVEALLSVQVRPHRRDLVGPFVERVRALPESLSLFHLTGPEDFLVHVAVAGPADLQRLVLDEFTARREVARVETRLIFQQWACGPLLPPDAASGVTEDPPGESW; encoded by the coding sequence ATGGCCGATTCCGTCGCACTGGACCCGGTGGATCTCCACATACTGCGCGTGCTGCAGAACGATGCCCGGACCACGTATCGGGACCTGGCGGCGCACGTCGGGGTCGCGCCGTCGACGTGTCTCGACCGTGTGACGCGGCTGCGGCGCTCCGGGGTGATCCTCGGACACCAACTGCGCCTGGACCCGGCGAAGCTCGGCCGCGGGGTGGAGGCGCTCCTCTCCGTGCAGGTCCGGCCGCACCGACGGGATCTCGTCGGGCCCTTCGTGGAACGCGTCAGGGCGTTGCCGGAGTCGTTGTCCCTGTTCCACCTCACGGGCCCGGAGGACTTCCTGGTGCACGTGGCGGTGGCCGGGCCCGCGGATCTGCAGCGGCTCGTGCTCGACGAGTTCACCGCCCGGCGTGAAGTGGCGCGTGTCGAGACCCGGTTGATCTTCCAGCAGTGGGCGTGCGGCCCGCTGCTCCCGCCAGACGCCGCTTCCGGCGTCACGGAGGATCCGCCGGGTGAATCATGGTGA
- a CDS encoding rhodanese-like domain-containing protein — protein sequence MNNTNAQLSAPGSASAPAARNAVLRIPPASPAAAAAYFGASLAFHADVSDVASALAGDADPGFVVIDTRSTASWDQGHLPGAVHLPTALIPEQAETLLDKAVPVVTYCWGPGCNGATRAALALARLGFQVKEMLGGFEYWAREGFEFETWEGRERRDADPLTAPVDTGDCGC from the coding sequence ATGAACAACACGAACGCGCAGCTCAGCGCCCCTGGTTCAGCTTCCGCACCCGCTGCTCGCAACGCGGTCCTGAGGATTCCGCCCGCCTCACCGGCCGCGGCCGCCGCGTACTTCGGCGCGTCCCTCGCCTTCCACGCCGACGTGTCCGACGTGGCGTCCGCGCTCGCCGGGGACGCCGACCCGGGCTTCGTGGTGATCGACACCCGTTCCACCGCCTCATGGGACCAGGGGCACCTCCCCGGCGCGGTCCACCTGCCGACCGCACTCATCCCCGAGCAGGCGGAGACGCTCCTCGACAAGGCGGTGCCGGTCGTCACCTACTGCTGGGGACCCGGCTGCAACGGCGCGACCCGCGCCGCTCTCGCCCTCGCCCGACTGGGCTTCCAGGTCAAGGAGATGCTCGGCGGGTTCGAGTACTGGGCGCGCGAAGGGTTCGAGTTCGAGACGTGGGAAGGCCGTGAGCGGCGCGACGCCGACCCGCTCACGGCCCCCGTGGACACCGGGGACTGCGGCTGCTGA
- a CDS encoding alkaline phosphatase D family protein — protein sequence MSQRQPSPSPRRRSVLRGSLAVPAALAVPALAGAAPSLALSGRPKAGWGVQAGDVTAHAGLVWVRSDRPARMIVETSATESFRHPQRWRGPLLGPDTDFTGTTRLRGLPAGEQIHYRVLLADPDDPRRTGKPVTGTFRTTPKGRKQDVRFLWSGDIAGQGWGINLDRGGYRIFEEMRRRDPDFFLCSGDNIYADGPIPPSVTLPDGTVWRNVTTEEKSKVAESLKEFRGAFRYNLLDDNLRRFNAQVPSIIQWDDHEVRNNWYPGQILDDARYTEKNVDVLAGRSLRAFSEYFPISTLPPGDEDGRVYRVLRHGPLLDVFVLDMRTYRNANSPNRQPDDATGILGARQLAWLKRELSRSRAVWKVIASDMPLGIVVPDGRENFEAVAQGDPGVPLGRELQIAELLRHIKHRRITGTVWLTADVHYTSAQHYDPSRAAFKDFAPFWEFVSGPLAAGGFPATKLDGTFGPEQKFVKAPSRANTSPAETPQYFGEVDIDGGSGELTVRLRQEGGGVLFTKVLRPGRVGQ from the coding sequence ATGTCGCAACGTCAGCCGAGCCCGTCCCCCCGTCGTCGCAGCGTGCTGCGCGGATCGCTCGCCGTACCGGCGGCGCTCGCCGTGCCCGCACTGGCCGGGGCCGCTCCGTCGCTCGCCCTGTCGGGCCGCCCGAAGGCCGGGTGGGGTGTACAGGCCGGAGACGTGACGGCGCACGCGGGGCTCGTCTGGGTCCGCTCCGACCGGCCCGCCCGGATGATCGTGGAGACGTCCGCCACCGAGTCGTTCCGCCATCCGCAGCGGTGGCGCGGCCCGCTGCTCGGCCCGGACACGGACTTCACGGGGACGACGCGGCTGCGCGGCCTGCCCGCGGGAGAGCAGATCCACTACCGGGTGCTGCTCGCCGACCCCGACGACCCGCGCCGCACGGGCAAGCCGGTGACCGGTACGTTCCGCACGACGCCGAAGGGCCGCAAGCAGGATGTGCGCTTCCTGTGGTCGGGGGACATCGCGGGCCAGGGCTGGGGCATCAACCTGGACCGCGGCGGCTACCGGATCTTCGAGGAGATGCGCAGACGCGACCCGGACTTCTTCCTGTGCAGCGGCGACAACATCTACGCCGACGGCCCCATCCCGCCGAGCGTCACGCTGCCCGACGGCACGGTGTGGCGGAACGTCACGACGGAGGAGAAGTCCAAGGTCGCCGAGTCCCTCAAGGAGTTCCGCGGCGCGTTCCGCTACAACCTGCTCGACGACAACCTGCGGCGGTTCAACGCCCAGGTGCCGTCGATCATCCAGTGGGACGACCACGAGGTGCGCAACAACTGGTACCCGGGGCAGATCCTGGACGACGCGCGGTACACGGAGAAGAACGTGGACGTCCTCGCGGGCCGGTCGCTGCGCGCGTTCAGCGAGTACTTCCCCATCTCGACGCTCCCGCCGGGCGACGAGGACGGCCGCGTCTACCGCGTGCTGCGCCACGGCCCGCTCCTGGACGTGTTCGTCCTCGACATGCGCACCTACCGCAACGCCAACTCCCCGAACAGGCAGCCCGACGACGCCACGGGCATCCTCGGCGCCCGGCAGCTGGCCTGGCTCAAGCGCGAGCTGTCCCGTTCGCGTGCCGTGTGGAAGGTCATCGCCTCCGACATGCCGCTGGGCATCGTCGTACCGGACGGCAGGGAGAACTTCGAGGCCGTGGCGCAGGGCGATCCCGGCGTGCCGCTGGGCCGCGAGCTGCAGATCGCCGAACTGCTGCGGCACATCAAGCACCGCAGGATCACGGGCACGGTGTGGCTGACCGCCGACGTGCACTACACCTCCGCGCAGCACTACGACCCGTCGCGCGCGGCGTTCAAGGACTTCGCGCCGTTCTGGGAGTTCGTGTCCGGCCCGTTGGCCGCGGGCGGCTTCCCCGCGACGAAGCTCGACGGGACGTTCGGCCCCGAGCAGAAGTTCGTCAAGGCGCCGAGCCGCGCCAACACGTCTCCGGCCGAGACACCGCAGTACTTCGGCGAGGTCGACATCGACGGCGGCAGCGGGGAGCTGACGGTGCGGCTGCGCCAGGAGGGCGGCGGCGTGCTGTTCACCAAGGTGCTGCGTCCGGGCCGCGTCGGGCAGTGA
- a CDS encoding GNAT family N-acetyltransferase, which produces MSDVTRTKHGRPVHHWRRDVVELAALFTAVAVADAVANMVGHGPDGPGLLVVSAVVLLATAGFHIWWARRHDHAPPPAHDTVARPPADAEQAGRTTTTTTTDNAVAPATATETTLWRMRTTVRDEPGSLAALCVTLAERRCDILSLQAHPLAEGTVDEFLLRAPADLAGAEITRSVARAGGTGTWIERADAHDLVDAPTRILGLATRTALDAAELPLALRHLLGRCTIRSLPAAARTESRDESAPSEPTPVDGVLDGTVLRLKGPDGEVITVERPYLPFTPTEFARARALVELDTRLGPRIPRSQDVLTLPEGNSITVRRADTADIEAAKAMHERCSPATLDKRYHGPVHDADRYLNHLLSPRFGRTLAVRTASGRIVGIGHLLWDGDETEVALLVEDEWQRRGIGGQLLGRLVAMAVEAGCESVYAVTRASNTGMVAAMRGLGLPLDYQIEEGTLVITARLDATPVSSRLPYDHARRP; this is translated from the coding sequence ATGTCTGACGTGACACGGACCAAGCACGGACGCCCCGTTCATCACTGGCGGCGCGACGTGGTCGAACTGGCGGCCCTGTTCACCGCCGTGGCGGTGGCCGACGCCGTCGCGAACATGGTGGGGCACGGGCCCGACGGCCCCGGCCTGCTGGTCGTGTCGGCCGTGGTGCTGCTCGCCACGGCCGGCTTCCACATCTGGTGGGCACGGCGCCACGACCACGCCCCGCCCCCGGCGCACGATACCGTCGCCCGGCCGCCCGCGGACGCGGAGCAGGCCGGGCGCACGACGACCACCACGACCACCGACAACGCGGTCGCCCCCGCGACCGCCACCGAGACCACCCTGTGGCGGATGCGCACGACCGTGCGGGACGAGCCGGGCTCCCTCGCCGCGCTGTGCGTGACGCTCGCCGAGCGCCGCTGCGACATCCTCAGCCTGCAGGCGCACCCGCTGGCCGAGGGCACCGTCGACGAGTTCCTGCTGCGCGCGCCCGCGGACCTCGCCGGCGCGGAGATCACCCGGTCGGTCGCGCGGGCGGGCGGCACGGGCACCTGGATCGAGCGCGCCGACGCCCACGACCTGGTGGATGCCCCGACCCGCATCCTCGGCCTCGCCACCCGCACCGCCCTCGACGCGGCCGAACTGCCCCTGGCCCTGCGGCACCTCCTGGGCCGCTGCACCATCCGCTCCCTGCCCGCCGCCGCTCGCACGGAGAGCCGGGACGAGTCGGCCCCGTCGGAGCCGACCCCGGTCGACGGCGTACTCGACGGCACGGTGCTGAGGCTGAAGGGGCCCGACGGCGAGGTCATCACCGTCGAGCGCCCCTATCTGCCGTTCACGCCCACGGAGTTCGCCCGCGCGCGGGCCCTGGTCGAGCTCGACACGCGGCTCGGCCCGCGCATCCCGCGCAGCCAGGACGTCCTGACGCTCCCCGAGGGCAACTCCATCACCGTGCGGCGGGCCGACACCGCCGACATCGAGGCCGCCAAGGCCATGCACGAGCGGTGCTCACCCGCCACACTGGACAAGCGCTATCACGGCCCGGTGCACGACGCCGACCGCTACCTGAACCACCTCCTCAGCCCCCGGTTCGGCCGCACCCTGGCGGTGCGCACCGCGTCCGGCCGGATCGTCGGCATCGGCCACCTTCTGTGGGACGGCGACGAGACCGAGGTCGCGCTGCTCGTCGAGGACGAGTGGCAGCGCCGCGGCATCGGCGGCCAGTTGCTCGGCCGTCTGGTGGCGATGGCGGTCGAGGCGGGCTGCGAGAGCGTGTACGCGGTGACGCGGGCGTCCAACACCGGCATGGTCGCGGCGATGCGCGGGCTCGGCCTGCCGCTCGACTACCAGATCGAGGAGGGCACGCTGGTGATCACCGCCCGCCTCGACGCGACGCCGGTCAGTTCGCGGCTGCCGTACGACCACGCGCGGCGCCCCTGA
- a CDS encoding alpha/beta fold hydrolase yields MAAEVSFSVASHGGPHTVTISYERAGTGEPLLLLHGIGHHRQAWDPVFEILAAEHDVIAVDLPGFGRSPALPEELEYGLPAVVPALGAFCETLQIERPHVAGNSLGGLLALEMGREKLVRSVTALSPAGFWTRAERRYAFGTLLAMRRGARLLPRPAIERLSASAAGRTALTSTIYARPWRRSPEAVVAETLALREATGFEATLLAGRDVLFQDDVTGLPVTVAWGTKDRLLLRRQGIRAKHTIPGARLVRLPGCGHVPMNDDPALVARVILDTCR; encoded by the coding sequence ATGGCCGCAGAGGTCTCCTTCAGCGTCGCGTCGCACGGCGGCCCGCACACGGTGACGATCTCCTACGAACGGGCGGGTACGGGCGAGCCGTTGCTGCTGCTGCACGGCATCGGCCACCACCGCCAGGCCTGGGACCCGGTGTTCGAGATCCTGGCCGCCGAACACGACGTGATCGCGGTCGACCTGCCGGGATTCGGGCGCTCCCCCGCACTGCCCGAGGAACTGGAGTACGGGCTGCCGGCGGTCGTCCCCGCGCTGGGCGCGTTCTGCGAGACGCTGCAGATCGAGCGACCGCACGTGGCGGGCAACTCCCTGGGCGGACTGCTCGCCCTCGAAATGGGCCGCGAGAAGCTGGTCCGCTCCGTCACCGCGCTCTCCCCGGCCGGCTTCTGGACGCGCGCGGAGCGCCGGTACGCGTTCGGCACACTCCTCGCGATGCGGCGCGGCGCGCGTCTGCTGCCGCGTCCCGCGATCGAACGGCTGTCCGCGAGCGCGGCCGGGCGCACGGCACTCACGAGCACGATCTACGCGCGCCCTTGGCGCCGCTCCCCCGAAGCGGTGGTCGCCGAGACGCTCGCGTTGCGCGAGGCCACCGGGTTCGAGGCGACACTCCTCGCCGGGCGCGACGTCCTCTTCCAGGATGACGTGACGGGCCTCCCTGTGACCGTCGCCTGGGGCACGAAGGACCGGCTGCTCCTGCGCCGGCAGGGGATACGCGCGAAGCACACCATCCCCGGCGCACGTCTGGTCCGGCTCCCCGGCTGCGGCCACGTACCGATGAACGACGACCCCGCGCTGGTCGCCCGCGTCATCCTCGACACCTGCCGCTGA
- a CDS encoding DUF885 domain-containing protein has translation MSATEKPHASTGPLPRAVADAYVDELIALDPITGTYLGVAESNSRLPDTSPEGQEALARLARATLTRLDEAERRPGADSEAERRCGRLLRERLTAQLAVHEAEEGLRAVGNLDTMPHQIREIFTVSPMETEADWAAIAERLRAVPKAFEGYRASLELGLERKLFGPPRPTATFIGQLTEWAGETGDHPSGGGWFDDFAAAGPGALRSDLDTAARAATASVVALRDWMRDVYAPAIEGAPDIVGRERYARLSRACNGTDLDLDEAYAYGWSEFHRLLAEMRTEAERILPGAATPWVALAHLDEHGTHIEGVEEVRVWLQELMDEAIDALDGTHFELAERVRKVESHIAPPGGAAAPYYTGPSEDFSRPGRTWLPTMGETRFPVYDLVSTWYHEGVPGHHLQLAQWAHVAENLSRFQATVGIVSANAEGWALYAERLMDELGFLTDPERRIGYLDAQMMRALRVIVDIGMHLELEIPADSPFHPGERWTPDLAQEFYDAHCSRTTEYVTSEMTRYLTIPGQAIGYKLGERAWLLGRENARRRHGAAFDAKAWHMAALSQGSLGLDDLVEELSAL, from the coding sequence ATGTCAGCCACTGAGAAGCCGCATGCGAGCACCGGCCCCCTGCCCCGTGCCGTCGCCGACGCCTACGTCGACGAACTCATCGCCCTCGACCCCATCACGGGCACCTACCTCGGTGTCGCGGAGAGCAACAGCAGGCTCCCCGACACCTCCCCCGAGGGCCAGGAGGCTCTGGCGCGGCTGGCGCGCGCGACCCTGACGCGGCTGGACGAGGCGGAGCGCAGGCCCGGCGCGGACAGCGAGGCCGAGCGGCGCTGCGGGCGGCTCCTGCGGGAGCGGCTGACCGCGCAGCTGGCCGTGCACGAGGCCGAGGAAGGGCTGCGCGCGGTCGGCAACCTGGACACGATGCCGCATCAGATACGGGAGATCTTCACCGTCTCCCCCATGGAGACGGAGGCCGACTGGGCGGCGATCGCCGAGCGGCTGCGCGCCGTGCCGAAGGCGTTCGAAGGGTACCGGGCCTCCCTCGAACTGGGCCTGGAGCGGAAGCTGTTCGGGCCCCCTCGCCCCACCGCCACCTTCATCGGGCAGCTCACCGAGTGGGCGGGCGAGACCGGCGACCACCCGAGCGGGGGCGGCTGGTTCGACGACTTCGCGGCGGCGGGCCCCGGCGCCCTGCGCTCCGACCTGGACACCGCCGCCCGCGCCGCCACCGCGTCGGTGGTGGCGCTGCGCGACTGGATGCGCGACGTCTACGCACCGGCGATCGAGGGCGCCCCCGACATCGTGGGCCGCGAGCGCTACGCGCGGCTGTCCCGCGCGTGCAACGGCACCGACCTGGACCTCGACGAGGCGTACGCGTACGGCTGGTCGGAGTTCCACCGGCTGCTCGCGGAGATGCGGACCGAGGCGGAGAGGATCCTGCCCGGCGCGGCCACGCCGTGGGTGGCGCTCGCCCACCTCGACGAGCACGGGACGCACATCGAGGGTGTGGAGGAGGTCCGGGTCTGGCTGCAGGAGCTGATGGACGAGGCGATCGACGCCCTGGACGGCACGCACTTCGAACTCGCCGAGCGGGTACGGAAGGTGGAGTCCCACATCGCGCCGCCCGGCGGCGCCGCGGCCCCGTACTACACGGGCCCGTCCGAGGACTTCTCCCGGCCGGGCCGCACCTGGCTGCCGACGATGGGCGAGACCCGCTTCCCCGTCTACGACCTCGTCTCCACCTGGTACCACGAGGGCGTGCCCGGCCATCACCTCCAGCTCGCCCAGTGGGCGCACGTGGCGGAGAACCTCTCCCGCTTCCAGGCGACGGTCGGCATCGTCAGCGCCAACGCCGAGGGCTGGGCCCTTTACGCGGAGCGGCTGATGGACGAGCTCGGCTTCCTGACCGACCCCGAGCGCAGGATCGGCTATCTCGACGCGCAGATGATGCGCGCGCTGCGGGTCATCGTCGACATCGGCATGCACCTGGAGCTGGAGATCCCGGCGGACTCCCCCTTCCATCCGGGTGAGCGCTGGACACCGGACCTCGCCCAGGAGTTCTACGACGCGCACTGCAGCCGCACCACGGAGTACGTGACCAGCGAGATGACCCGCTACCTGACCATCCCCGGGCAGGCCATCGGGTACAAGCTGGGTGAGCGGGCCTGGCTCCTCGGACGTGAGAACGCGCGGCGCAGGCACGGTGCCGCGTTCGACGCCAAGGCGTGGCACATGGCCGCCCTTTCGCAGGGCTCGCTGGGCCTGGACGACCTGGTGGAAGAGTTGTCCGCGCTGTGA